Genomic DNA from Bosea sp. (in: a-proteobacteria):
GAAAGGCCACGGGCGAAACGGTCTGGCGCATGCCCATGTCGGCGGCCTACGACAAGATCATCGATTCCAAGTTCGCGGATGTGAAGAACTCCGCCGGCCGCGACGCCGGCTCGATCACCGCGGCGCACTTCCTCAAGCGCTTCGTCAACGACACGCCCTGGGCGCATCTCGATATCGCCGGCACGGCCATGGGTTCGCCGCAGACCGAGATCAGCAAGGGCTGGGCCTCGGGCTGGGGCGTGCGCCTGCTCGACCGGCTGGTCGCGGACCACTACGAGGGGTGATGCCGGCTGCGGGGCTGACGAGGTCGTGATGGACGTGACCTTCTATCATCTGGAGCGGCAGCCACTCGAAAAGGTGCTGCCGCTTCTGCTCGAGAAGGCGCTTGAGCGGGGCTGGAAGGCGGTGGTCGAGGTCTCGAGCGCCGAGCGTCAGGCTGCGATCGACGATCTTTTGTGGACCTATGCCGAACGCAGCTTCCTGCCCCATGGCCGCGACGAGGAGCCCGACTGCGAGACCCAGCCCATCCTCGTCACGACCTCCCGCGCAAATGCGAACGGCGCCGATGTGCGCTTCCTGGTGGACGGCGCCCGCTTTACGCCGGAACTGGAAGGCTATAGCCGCATTGCGTTGCTGTTCGATGGTGGCGATCCGGCCGCGCTCGAAGCGGCGCGGGCCGACTGGAAGGTGGCGCGAGCCACCGGCCTTGCCGCGAGCTACTGGCAGCAAGGCCCCGATGGCCGCTGGGAGAAGAAAGCATGATGGTGCGCGTGCAAGGAACGGTTCTGGCTCTGGGAGTGGCGCTCGCGTTTGGCGGCTGCTCGGTGGACCTGGGCGGCTTCGCCTTCGTCAATGACCAGACGGCCTCGATGCGGGTCACAACCGGGGAGCCGCTGCTCCAGCCCGATGGCTCGTGCGGAACCGGAGCCACGCTTGATCCCTCCCGCCTGCGCCAGGCGCCCGCCGCCATCGCGGAAGGCATCGCCGAGTGCGATCTTGTGCGGCTCAAGGGCGGCGCGCCCACCGATGTGCTGATCGGCGAAAGCGGCAAGGGCCAGCGCGAGGTGCAGGTTCTCTACAGCGAGCCGGGCGGGCGGGAGATCTATCTCTTCACCGACAACAGGCTGACCCGCATCGTCAGGCCCGGGCAGGGCTGATCACGCCTCGCCGAGTTCGGTGCTCACGACAAGCCACTCATCCTCGATCCGCGCGATCTTGTCGGCCAGCGCCGCGCGGTCGGCCGAGAGCCGGCCGGCCTTCTCGGGCTCCTTCGCGAACAGTTCCGGGTTGCTCAGGGCCTGATCGATGCGCGTGCGCAGACTGTCGAGCCGCGCTATTTCGGCCTCGATCTCCTTGAGCCGCTTCTCGAACTTGCCGCGCGCGGGTTTGCGCGCATCGCTCCCCTGAGAGGCGGCGGCTGCGCCTTGAGCCGAGGCGCCATCGCGCCGCACCGGCCGGCCAGGCCCGGCCAGGACACGGGCGCGGTACTCGTCGAGGTCGCCATCGAACGGCTTGATGGTGCCGCCTTCGACCAGCCAGAGCCGGTCCGCACAGGCCTCGATCAGGAAGCGGTCATGGCTGACCAGCATCACCGCGCCGGGATAATCGTTGATCGCCTCCATCAGCGCGGCGCGGCTGTCGATGTCGAGGTGGTTCGTCGGCTCGTCGAGAATCAGCAGATGAGGCCCCTTGAAGGTGGCGATGCCGAGCATGAGCCGGGCTTTCTCGCCGCCTGAGAGCTGCGCCACCCTGGTGTCGGCCTTGGAGGCGGGAAAGCCCATTTGGGCTGCCCGCGCCCGGATGCGGGCCTCGGTTGCATCAGGCATCAGCGGCGCTATGTGCTGCACGGGGGTCTCGCCAAGCCGGAGCTCATCGACCTGATGCTGCGCGAAGTAGGCCACCTCGACACGGCTTGAGCGGCGCACCTCGCCGGCCATCGGCGCGAGCTTCGTCGCAAGCAGTTTGCAGAAGGTGGATTTGCCGTTTCCATTCGGGCCCAGCAGTGCGATGCGGTCATCCGGCTGGATGGACAGGTTGAGCCCCTTGAGGATCGCCTTGTCGCCATAGCCGACCGCCGCGCCATCGAAGGTGTAGAGCGGGGGCGACATCTCGCGCGTCGGCTCGGGGAAGTGGAAGGGCAGGACCTGGCTGTCCACGATGGCGGCGATCGGCGCGAGCTTCTCGAGCCGCTTCACGCGGGACTGGGCCTGCTTTGCCTTGGAAGCCTTGGCCTTGAAGCGGTCGACGAAGGCCTGCAGGTGCTTGCGCTCCGCCTCCTGCTTGTCCTTGAGCTTGCCCAGCAGCGCCATCTTCTCGGTCCGCTGCCGATCGAACGAGGAATAGCCGCCGCGGTAAAGCGTGAGTTTGGACTGGTCGAGATGCAGGATGTGGTCGACGCAGGTGTCAAGCAACTCCCGGTCGTGGCTGATCACCAGCACCGTGTGCGGATAGCGGCCCAGATAGTCATAGAGCCACAAGGTGCCCTCGAGATCGAGGTAATTGGTGGGCTCGTCGAGCAGGAGCAGGTCCGGCTCGGTGAACAGCACTGCCGCCAGCGCGACCCGCATTCGCCAGCCGCCGGAAAACGACGAGCAAGGCCGCTTCTGCTGCTCGGCGTCAAAGCCCAGGCCATGCAGGATCGAGGCGGCCCGGGCCTCGGCGGAATAGGCGCCGATGTCGACCAGCCGCATTTCGATGTCGGCCCGCCGCATCGGGTCCTGCGTGGTCTGCGCCTCGGCCATCAGCGCGCAGCGCTCCAGATCGGCGGCGAGCACCACCTCGATCAGGCTTTCGGGACCGCCGGGCGCTTCCTGCGACACGGCTCCGATGCGCACATTCTTCGGCATGCCGACATGGCCGCTCTCTGTCGCAAGCTCTCCCATGATGATGCGGAACAGCGTGGTCTTGCCGGTGCCGTTGCGGCCGACGAGCCCGACCTTGGCGTTCGGCGGCAACGCGACGCTCGCCTGGTCGATGAGCAGGCGAGGGCCGAGGCGATAAGTGAGGTCGTTGAGATGGAGCATGGCCGGGCCTTGTGGCTGACCAACGCGCAAAAAGCCAGCGCGGCGATCCGGCCAGCGCGAAGTTTCAGGCAAGCGGCGCCGCGGCCGGCGACGCGCGGACGATTTTCACGGCTGCGGCCTCGCCTTTGAAGCGCTGCCGGGATATCTGCCGCGGATGATCTATGATTTCACCGCAGCCGCGCTGGTGACGCTTCTCGTCACGCTCGATCCGCCCGGGCTCGCCCCGATCTTCCTGTCTGTGACACGCGGCATGTCGGATGCCCAGCGGCGAGTGGTGGCCATCAGGGCGTCCGTGATCGCCTTCGTGCTTCTCGCCTTCTTCGCGCTGGCGGGCGACGCGCTTCTCAGGGTTCTCGGCGTGTCGCTGCCAGCCTTCCGGATTGCGGGCGGGCTGCTGCTGTTCTGGATTGCCTTCGAGATGGTGTTCGAGCGCCGCAACGAGCGCAAGCAGAACACTGCGGATGTCGCCATCACCAGGGACCACATCCAGAACGTCGCGGCCTTTCCGCTGGCGATCCCGCTGATGGCGGGCCCCGGAGCCCTGACGGCCATGATGCTGCTGGCGGGACGCGCCGGCGGCGATCCCTGGACACTGTCACTGCTGGTCGGCATCGCGGCGCTGGTAGTGCTGTCCTGCACCTTGACCTTCTTCCTCGCCACGCCGATCTCGCGCCTGCTCGGGGTGACGGGCAATGTCGTGCTGACGCGGCTGCTCGGCGTGATCCTGGCCGCCATGGCGGTGCAGTTCGTTGTCGACGGGATAAAGGCGGTCGTCCGTACCTTCTGAGGCGCCGTCAGAGCGTGAGCAGCAGCCGCCGCATCAGTTCCTGACGCGGTGCGATCGATGAGATCAGCCCATGTTCGGAAAGCGTATGGGCGCCTTCGCCGTCGATGCCGAGCCCGTCCAGCGTCGGCACGTTGAGCGCAGCCGAGAAGTTGCCGTCCGAACCGCCGCCTGTCATGGGGCAATCCTCAAGTGTGAACCCGATCTCGGCGGCCAGCCCCCGAGCATGCTAGAACAGCGCAGCCACGGGCGGCGTCTTCTCGTAAGGAGGGCGGTTCATGCCGCCGAAGACCTTGACCTTCACATCGGGATCATGAGGCCTGAGATTCAGCAGCCGTTGCTCGAACTCGGTCCCGTCCGCCGCCGTGCGGACCCTGAGATCGACCGTGAACCAGGCATGCTGCGGGATGACGTTGGGCGCGGTGCCGCCGGTGACGAGCGCCACGGTCGCGGTCACGCCGCGCGCATAATCGGTCATGGCCTCGATAGCGAGGATCTGGCGGGCCGCCTCGCGGATGGCGCTGCGCCCGTCCTGGTGCCGGGCCCCTGAATGGGCAGGCCGCCCCTCGATGGTCACCTCGAAGCGGCCGACCCCCTTGCGCGCCGTCACGATGCGGCCGCCATCGCGCGCCGGCTCGGTGACAAGGACATGGCTTGATCGCGCGGATTCGGCCTCGATCAGGGCGCGCGTGGTTGGGCTGCCGATTTCCTCGTCCGGCGTGAACAGGAATCGGATCGGCTTTCGCGCCATCGGAGCCGCCTGTTTGAACGCCTGAAGCGCCAGCCAGGCGCCGCCCTTCATGTCGTAGACGCCAGGTCCATACAGCCTGTCGCCTTCGATCCGCACGGGCAGGTCGCCGCTGGTCGTGCCTACGGGATGGACCGTGTCCAGATGCGACATCACGAGCGGGCCCGGCGCGCCCGTGTCAGGGCCCGCGCCGAGCAACAGCGTATCGCCCAGGCCATCGCGGCCGGCAATCCGCTTGACGGAGATGGGCAGGCCGGCGACCTCTGCCGCGACCAGATCCATCATGGCGTTGACCCCCGGCACATGGCGGGTCGGGCTTTCAACCGCCACCCACGACACCAGGCTGTCGATGGATGCCACGCTGGCCGGATGTGTTGCCATGGAGGCGAGCCTCAGAACGGGATGTCGTCGTCGAGCGTCGAGGCGCGGCCGGCCGGAGCGGCTGGCCGGCGCTCCATCGGGCTGGAACGGCCGAAGTTGCCGCCGCCCGACCGGTCCTCGATCATGCCGCCGTCGCGCCCGCCGCCCATGTCGGCGCCTTCGCCGCGTCCGCGGCTGTCGAGCAACGTCAGTTCGCCCCGGAAACGCTGCAGAACGATCTCCGTCCGGCGGCGCTTCTGGCCCGACTGCTGGTCGTCCCATTCGCGCGTCTGGAGCTGGCCCTCGACATACACCTTGGAGCCCTTCTTCAGATAGTTCTCGGCGACCTTGCCGAGGTTCTCGTTGAAGATGACCACGTCATGCCACTCGGTCCGGTCCTTGCGTTCGCCGCTGGCCTTGTCCCGCCAGCTTTCCGTCGTGGCCAGCGAGAAGGACACAACCGGGTCGCCACTGTTCGTGCGGCGGACTTCCGGGTCCTTGCCCAGATTGCCCACCAGAATCACCTTGTTCACGCTGCCTGACATGTCGCCGCTCCCACGCTCACCTTTGCTGGCGCCGCAGCGCCTGATCCAATCACCCGGCGCTCCGCGCCCTCGTCAGCGCAGATAAGCCGAGCCCCTTGCACAAATCAAGATGTTCTTGATATGTTCGTGCAACTCACCTGGGGAGAACACGGCAGCTTGGCATTGCTGCGATCCCTTGCGCGCTTCGCCAGCCGCGCACGCAGGCCGGCCATGCGGCAAGCTGCCCGCCTGAGACGCTGGCTTCGAGCGAAAAGCACCCTAGATAGATGTGGTTCCCACAATCCAGCAGAGCAGCAGATGGCCCGCCCGCGAGACCCGATCGAAGACCTGTTCGACAGGAACCTGCTGGCGGACCCCAATGCACGGCTGATCACCGTGCGCGGCGCGCGCGAGCACAACCTCAAGAATGTGGACCTTGCCATCCCGCGCGACAAGCTGGTGGTGTTCACGGGCCTGTCCGGCTCGGGCAAGTCGTCTCTCGCCTTCGACACGATCTATGCTGAGGGGCAGCGGCGCTATGTCGAGTCGCTCTCGGCCTATGCACGCCAGTTCCTCGAGATGATGCAAAAGCCCGATGTCGACCAGATCGACGGACTGTCCCCGGCGATCTCCATCGAGCAGAAGACCACCTCGAAGAACCCGCGCTCCACCGTCGGCACGGTCACGGAGATCTATGACTACATGCGCCTGCTCTGGGCGCGGGTCGGCATTCCGTATTCGCCCGCCACAGGCCTGCCCATCGAGAGCCAGACCATCAGCCAGATGGTCGACCGGGTGCTGGCCATGCCGGAGAAGACGCGTCTCTTTCTGCTTGCGCCCGTGGTGCGGGGCCGCAAGGGCGAATACCGCAAGGAGCTGGCCGATTATCAGAAGCGCGGCTTCCAGCGCGTGAAGATCGATGGTCAGTTCCACGAGATCGCCGACGCGCCAGCCCTCGACAAGAAGCTGAAGCACGACATCGACGTGGTGGTGGACCGCATTGTGGTGCGGCCCGACATCGCCGCGCGCCTTGCCGAGAGCTTCGAGACCGCGCTTGAGCTCGCCGAGGGGCTCGCCACCGTCGAGTTCGCCGACGAGAAGGACGAGAAGGGCGAGCCGAAGACGATGATCTTCTCGTCCAGGTTCGCCTGTCCGGTTTCGGGCTTCACCATCGCCGAGATCGAGCCGCGCCTGTTCTCCTTCAACAACCCTTTCGGCGCGTGCCCAACCTGCGACGGGCTGGGCCACGAAATGCGCATCGACGCGGACATGGTGGTGCCCGACCACAGCGCGACGCTGAAGGGCGGGGCCATCGCGCCCTGGGCCAAGTCCACGTCGCCCTATTACGGGCAGACGCTGACGGCGCTGGCGCGGCACTACAGCTTCCCCATGAACAAGCCCTGGCGTGAGTTGCCGGAGACGGTGCGCAACCTCCTGCTCTTCGGCACAGGCAAGGAGGCAGTGCGTTTCGCCTATGATGACGGGTTGAGGTCCTATGAGGTCAACAAGCCGTTCGAAGGCGTGATCACCAATCTCGAACGCCGTTACCGCGAGACCGAATCCGACTGGGCGCGCGAGGAGATTGGCCGCTTCATGAGCGAGACCCCGTGCGCTGGCTGCGGCGGCTTCAGGCTCAAGCCCGAGGCGCTCGCGGTCAAGATCGACATGCGCCACATCGGCGAGGTGACGAGGCTCTCCGTGCGCGAGGCGCTTGGCTGGGTGAGCGAGCTGCCGGCGCGCCTCAACGCCAAGCAGAACGAGATCGCCGTCCGCATCCTCAAGGAGATTCGCGACAGGCTGACCTTCCTGCTGGACGTGGGGCTTGAATATCTGACGCTCTCGCGGGCTTCCGGGACGCTCTCGGGCGGGGAAAGCCAGCGCATCCGGCTGGCGTCGCAGATCGGCTCGGGCCTTACAGGTGTGCTCTATGTGCTCGATGAGCCCTCGATCGGCCTGCACCAGCGCGACAATGAGCGGCTTCTCGGCACGCTGCGGCGCCTGCGGGATCTCGGCAACACCGTCATCGTGGTCGAGCATGACGAGGATGCTGTGTTGCAGGCGGATTATGTGGTCGATGTCGGGCCCGGCGCCGGCATCCATGGCGGACGGATCGTGGCCCGCGGCACGCCAGCGCAGATCATGGCCGATCCGGCCTCGCTCACCGGCAAGTATCTCACGGGCGAGCTGTCCGTGCCGGTGCCGGCCAAGCGCCGCAAGCCGCAGAAGGGGCGGATGCTCAAGCTCTTCGGCGCGCGCGGCAACAACCTCAAGGATGTCTCGGTGGAGCTGCCGCTGGGCACCTTCACGTGCATCACGGGCGTCTCCGGCGGCGGCAAGTCCACGCTGGTGATCGACACGCTCTACAAGGCGGTCGCGCGCAAGCTCAACGGCGCCATAGAGCATCCCGCGCCCTTCGACCGCATTGAGGGGCTCGAACATCTCGACAAGGTCATCGACATCGACCAGTCGCCGATCGGCCGCACGCCGCGTTCGAATCCGGCCACCTACACCGGCGCGTTCACACCGATCCGCGAGTGGTTTTCCGGCTTGCCCGAGGCGAAGGCGCGCGGCTACCAGCCGGGCCGCTTCTCTTTCAACGTCAAGGGCGGCCGCTGCGAGGCCTGCCAGGGCGATGGCGTCATCAAGATCGAGATGCACTTCCTGCCCGATGTCTACGTCACCTGCGATGTCTGCAAGGGCAAGCGCTATGACCGCGAGACCCTTGATGTGAAGTTCCGCAACCACTCCATCGCCGACGTGCTCGACATGACGGTGGAGGAGGCGGCGGAGCTGTTCAAGGCCGTGCCCACCATCCGCGACAAGATGGAGACCCTGGCGCGCGTGGGCCTCGATTACATCAAGGTCGGCCAGCAGGCCACGACGCTGTCCGGCGGCGAGGCGCAGCGCGTGAAGCTGTCCAAGGAACTGTCCAAGCGCGCCACCGGCCGCACGCTCTACATCCTCGATGAGCCGACTACGGGCCTGCACTTCCACGACGTCGCCAAGCTCATGGAGGTGCTGCATGAACTGGTCGATCAGGGTAACAGCGTGGTCGTGATCGAGCACAATCTCGAGGTCATCAAGACCGCCGACTGGGTGATCGACATGGGCCCCGAGGGCGGCGACGGAGGCGGCATGGTCGTGGCGCAGGGCACGCCCGAAGACGTCGCGCGTGCGGCGGCCAGCCATACCGGGCGCTTTCTCAAGGAGGTCCTGGCAAGGCGGCCGCCAAAGACGCGCAGCGCAGCCGAATGAGCGCGATCAACCTTCTCGACCTGATCAGCCTCGCCGGCTGCGCCGACAGGCCCAACGAGGACCGCGCTGGCCTCGCAGGACGCCATGCCTGGGTGATCGACGGCGCGACAGGTCTTGGCGAGCCGTTGATGGGCGGGGCCAGCGACGCGGCCTGGCTCGCGCAGCGTTGCCATGAGGCCTTCACACGTCATGCCGATGTCGAGGACCCGGCGGAACTTCTCTCCCGTTCGGCTGATGATCTGGTGGCGAGCTTCGAAGCGGAACGGCGTCGGTCGCTCGATGCGTCGTGGGAGCTGCCCTGCGGCGCGTTCATGCTGGCGAGCTGGCGCGATGGTGGGCTTGACCTGTCATGGTCGGCAGATTGCCGCGCCATCGTCGAGACGGATGGCGGCATTCTGCTGAGCTTTGGCGCCAGCGCGCTCAGCGAGGAAGCCGAGGCTGCGCTCGTCGCGCGGCTGGGGCAGGGGGGCGATCCCGCCCGGCGCTATCGCGAGCCAGCGGCGCTCGAAGCCTTGCGTGAGCAGCGGGGCGTCGCGCTGGCGCCCGCCCGCTCGATCATTCTTTGCCCCGATCGCGGCTTTCTGGAGCATCTGGGGCGCGCCCGCATCAGCGCAAGGCGTCTGCGTCTGCTGCTGATGACCGACGGCTTCGCCGCAGCCGAACTGCGCTACGGTCTGCATGACGGACCGCGTGCCTTGATGGCCGCCGCTGCCGCGGGCGGTTTGCAGCCAATCGCCGCGGCACTTCGCCGATTCGAGGCCGAGGTCGACCCGGACTGCGTGCTCAGGCCGCGCTGGAAGCGCAGCGACGACGCCACGGCCCTGCGCCTCGAAATCTCCGCCTAAATCATTGTCGGTCAAAGCATAATTTGGCTGTGACGATCGCCCTGTTTCGCTGGCGTCGCCGGCTTGAATCGGCTAACGACGACTCTCTTCTCTCAAGATGATTTTCCGGAGGACCAGCCCCGGGAACCGACTACGGAACGGTGCAGTGAGCGACGACGACAACAAGCCGGTTGAACCGCCGGTCCCCCCCGGCGGCGGCAGCGACATCAAGCCGATCTCGATCACCGACGAGATGCGCAAGAGCTATCTTGATTACGCCATGAGCGTGATCGTGAGCCGTGCCTTGCCTGATGTGCGCGACGGCCTCAAGCCCGTGCATCGCCGAATTCTCTACGCGATGTGGGAGAACAGCTTCACCCCTGACCGCAAATACGTGAAGTCCGCGCGCATCGTCGGCGACGTGATGGGCCAGTATCACCCGCATGGCGACCAGGCGATCTACGACGCGCTGGTGCGCATGGCGCAGGACTTCTCGATGCGGCTCATGCTCGTCGACGGGCAAGGGAATTTCGGCTCGGTCGACGGTGATCCGCCAGCAGCCATGCGCTACACGGAAAGCCGCCTCGCGCGCCCGGCCATGGCCCTGCTGGAGGATCTCGACAAGGAGACCGTCGAGTTCCAGGC
This window encodes:
- a CDS encoding ABC-F family ATP-binding cassette domain-containing protein translates to MLHLNDLTYRLGPRLLIDQASVALPPNAKVGLVGRNGTGKTTLFRIIMGELATESGHVGMPKNVRIGAVSQEAPGGPESLIEVVLAADLERCALMAEAQTTQDPMRRADIEMRLVDIGAYSAEARAASILHGLGFDAEQQKRPCSSFSGGWRMRVALAAVLFTEPDLLLLDEPTNYLDLEGTLWLYDYLGRYPHTVLVISHDRELLDTCVDHILHLDQSKLTLYRGGYSSFDRQRTEKMALLGKLKDKQEAERKHLQAFVDRFKAKASKAKQAQSRVKRLEKLAPIAAIVDSQVLPFHFPEPTREMSPPLYTFDGAAVGYGDKAILKGLNLSIQPDDRIALLGPNGNGKSTFCKLLATKLAPMAGEVRRSSRVEVAYFAQHQVDELRLGETPVQHIAPLMPDATEARIRARAAQMGFPASKADTRVAQLSGGEKARLMLGIATFKGPHLLILDEPTNHLDIDSRAALMEAINDYPGAVMLVSHDRFLIEACADRLWLVEGGTIKPFDGDLDEYRARVLAGPGRPVRRDGASAQGAAAASQGSDARKPARGKFEKRLKEIEAEIARLDSLRTRIDQALSNPELFAKEPEKAGRLSADRAALADKIARIEDEWLVVSTELGEA
- a CDS encoding DNA polymerase III subunit chi, producing the protein MMDVTFYHLERQPLEKVLPLLLEKALERGWKAVVEVSSAERQAAIDDLLWTYAERSFLPHGRDEEPDCETQPILVTTSRANANGADVRFLVDGARFTPELEGYSRIALLFDGGDPAALEAARADWKVARATGLAASYWQQGPDGRWEKKA
- the uvrA gene encoding excinuclease ABC subunit UvrA, translating into MARPRDPIEDLFDRNLLADPNARLITVRGAREHNLKNVDLAIPRDKLVVFTGLSGSGKSSLAFDTIYAEGQRRYVESLSAYARQFLEMMQKPDVDQIDGLSPAISIEQKTTSKNPRSTVGTVTEIYDYMRLLWARVGIPYSPATGLPIESQTISQMVDRVLAMPEKTRLFLLAPVVRGRKGEYRKELADYQKRGFQRVKIDGQFHEIADAPALDKKLKHDIDVVVDRIVVRPDIAARLAESFETALELAEGLATVEFADEKDEKGEPKTMIFSSRFACPVSGFTIAEIEPRLFSFNNPFGACPTCDGLGHEMRIDADMVVPDHSATLKGGAIAPWAKSTSPYYGQTLTALARHYSFPMNKPWRELPETVRNLLLFGTGKEAVRFAYDDGLRSYEVNKPFEGVITNLERRYRETESDWAREEIGRFMSETPCAGCGGFRLKPEALAVKIDMRHIGEVTRLSVREALGWVSELPARLNAKQNEIAVRILKEIRDRLTFLLDVGLEYLTLSRASGTLSGGESQRIRLASQIGSGLTGVLYVLDEPSIGLHQRDNERLLGTLRRLRDLGNTVIVVEHDEDAVLQADYVVDVGPGAGIHGGRIVARGTPAQIMADPASLTGKYLTGELSVPVPAKRRKPQKGRMLKLFGARGNNLKDVSVELPLGTFTCITGVSGGGKSTLVIDTLYKAVARKLNGAIEHPAPFDRIEGLEHLDKVIDIDQSPIGRTPRSNPATYTGAFTPIREWFSGLPEAKARGYQPGRFSFNVKGGRCEACQGDGVIKIEMHFLPDVYVTCDVCKGKRYDRETLDVKFRNHSIADVLDMTVEEAAELFKAVPTIRDKMETLARVGLDYIKVGQQATTLSGGEAQRVKLSKELSKRATGRTLYILDEPTTGLHFHDVAKLMEVLHELVDQGNSVVVIEHNLEVIKTADWVIDMGPEGGDGGGMVVAQGTPEDVARAAASHTGRFLKEVLARRPPKTRSAAE
- the ssb gene encoding single-stranded DNA-binding protein, translating into MSGSVNKVILVGNLGKDPEVRRTNSGDPVVSFSLATTESWRDKASGERKDRTEWHDVVIFNENLGKVAENYLKKGSKVYVEGQLQTREWDDQQSGQKRRRTEIVLQRFRGELTLLDSRGRGEGADMGGGRDGGMIEDRSGGGNFGRSSPMERRPAAPAGRASTLDDDIPF
- a CDS encoding MarC family protein; translation: MIYDFTAAALVTLLVTLDPPGLAPIFLSVTRGMSDAQRRVVAIRASVIAFVLLAFFALAGDALLRVLGVSLPAFRIAGGLLLFWIAFEMVFERRNERKQNTADVAITRDHIQNVAAFPLAIPLMAGPGALTAMMLLAGRAGGDPWTLSLLVGIAALVVLSCTLTFFLATPISRLLGVTGNVVLTRLLGVILAAMAVQFVVDGIKAVVRTF